Proteins from one Bacteroides zhangwenhongii genomic window:
- a CDS encoding RagB/SusD family nutrient uptake outer membrane protein — protein MKIKYLIYTITLISLAACGDFLEPKSQSQYIPKDANALQEMLIGEAYPRQQDTKFLNYLEILTDDIEQNQVEGYGFTENDQAKMEVFEILYSWQPNMFEIREKLGYQTVNTWENLYEYILGANAALDYIDEVSGTEIEKNYIKAQSYALRAFYYYMLVNQYGLPYNYNKESLGVPLKLDSKMRDEGDILMKRNTVEEVYQQIVTDLNEAERLFLTLSTTQQYEPNYLVSLPMVQLLKSRVALYMENWAEAKTYAEKVIKDWNFSLRDLNTIPIPEAGMKEPYYTFNTYDSPEVIWSYGTIRDLTDEYEGYIEKKDDNSDKEENRKMFKAADELIKSFQEGDLRKDRYITREIQYNEWEPENSTFYDTYLPYGKYKTLRSVPASGTSDYFALSFRIAEAYLNYAEAAAMNKAEGDAITAMHTLLEKRYVEGNAPSFSGLTGEALITKIREERRKELCYEGQRWFDLRRYGMLPIQHKWEGKVYTLTKNDLSYVLPIPQEVLQRNLLLEQNSFGPQRTGVPVID, from the coding sequence ATGAAAATTAAATATTTAATCTATACAATTACACTTATCAGTCTCGCCGCTTGTGGAGATTTTTTAGAGCCCAAATCACAGAGCCAATACATCCCCAAAGACGCTAATGCATTACAAGAGATGCTTATCGGAGAAGCTTACCCCCGGCAACAAGACACAAAATTTCTTAACTATTTGGAAATACTTACAGATGATATCGAGCAGAATCAGGTAGAAGGTTACGGATTCACAGAAAATGACCAAGCAAAAATGGAAGTTTTTGAAATTTTGTATAGCTGGCAACCCAATATGTTCGAAATACGAGAGAAGTTGGGATACCAAACGGTCAATACATGGGAAAACCTATATGAATATATTTTAGGAGCCAATGCCGCACTTGACTATATCGATGAAGTGTCTGGCACAGAAATTGAAAAAAATTATATCAAAGCACAATCCTATGCGCTAAGGGCTTTTTATTATTATATGTTGGTCAATCAGTACGGACTTCCTTATAATTATAACAAAGAATCATTGGGAGTTCCACTCAAGCTGGATAGTAAAATGAGGGATGAAGGCGATATATTGATGAAACGGAACACGGTAGAAGAAGTCTATCAACAGATTGTTACCGACCTAAACGAAGCGGAACGCTTATTCCTAACTCTCTCCACTACTCAACAATATGAGCCGAACTACCTCGTCAGCCTACCTATGGTGCAACTATTAAAGTCACGTGTAGCTCTATATATGGAAAATTGGGCAGAAGCAAAAACGTATGCGGAGAAAGTTATCAAAGATTGGAACTTCTCCTTACGCGACCTGAATACCATCCCTATACCGGAAGCAGGTATGAAAGAACCTTATTATACATTCAATACATACGACTCACCGGAAGTTATCTGGAGTTATGGAACCATAAGAGACCTAACAGATGAATATGAAGGTTATATCGAAAAAAAAGACGATAATTCCGATAAAGAAGAGAACAGAAAAATGTTTAAAGCCGCAGACGAATTAATCAAGAGTTTCCAAGAAGGTGATTTACGTAAAGATCGTTACATTACTAGAGAAATACAGTACAACGAATGGGAACCGGAAAACAGTACTTTTTATGATACTTATCTCCCTTATGGCAAATACAAAACACTCCGTTCTGTTCCCGCTTCAGGAACTAGTGACTATTTTGCCCTCTCTTTTCGAATAGCAGAAGCTTATCTGAACTATGCAGAAGCTGCTGCCATGAATAAAGCTGAAGGAGATGCCATAACCGCAATGCATACATTATTGGAAAAACGATACGTCGAAGGAAATGCCCCCTCCTTTTCTGGACTAACCGGAGAAGCTCTTATCACTAAAATACGTGAAGAACGTAGAAAAGAACTTTGCTATGAAGGGCAACGCTGGTTCGACTTACGCCGCTATGGTATGCTTCCCATACAACATAAATGGGAAGGAAAAGTGTATACACTCACAAAGAATGATCTTTCGTATGTGCTGCCTATCCCTCAAGAAGTTTTGCAAAGAAACTTATTACTAGAACAAAATTCATTCGGACCTCAACGAACCGGAGTTCCTGTTATAGACTAA
- a CDS encoding TlpA family protein disulfide reductase yields the protein MKLIRLSLILLLLYSTTPLWSDNGLQFKGKLRLLKPTTLQVKDLNGNLILDCSINQNGVFETEKKEISPDVYTLYIGNTEQNIYFENVPVSINGFFDEKNPEQSSLSFTGIDSFLTLQNYMPTERDPDKATISTSAKEKLTPAMASALAYLADVNDYSSNKMLLDMIPEQDRNSLSAKWLINKVEVLSHQIIGAECPGFTFIDSNGKSVSLKDFRGKIVVLDFCASWCGPCRKEMRSMLTIYNELKADDLEFISVSLDDSETKWRKMLDEEKLPWVMLWDKTGFPKNSKTPSVIQAAYGFYSIPFLVVIDKEGKLAARNVRGEQVREAILKIRK from the coding sequence ATGAAATTAATAAGACTCTCACTGATATTATTGCTCTTATACAGTACCACTCCTCTATGGAGCGACAATGGACTGCAATTCAAGGGAAAGTTAAGACTGCTCAAACCGACCACTTTACAAGTAAAGGACCTGAATGGAAACCTTATTCTAGATTGTTCTATAAACCAGAATGGAGTATTCGAAACTGAAAAAAAAGAAATTTCACCTGATGTATACACATTATATATTGGAAATACGGAACAAAACATATACTTCGAAAACGTTCCTGTAAGCATTAATGGTTTTTTTGATGAAAAGAACCCCGAACAAAGTTCGCTCTCATTCACCGGCATCGATTCATTTCTGACTTTACAAAACTATATGCCTACAGAAAGAGATCCGGATAAAGCAACAATCTCGACTTCCGCCAAAGAGAAGCTGACACCTGCCATGGCGTCCGCATTGGCTTATCTGGCAGATGTAAATGATTACTCATCCAACAAAATGTTATTGGACATGATACCGGAACAAGATAGGAATTCTTTGTCTGCCAAATGGTTGATCAACAAAGTAGAAGTCCTCTCCCACCAGATTATCGGTGCAGAATGTCCTGGTTTTACGTTCATTGACAGCAATGGAAAGAGTGTAAGTTTAAAGGACTTCCGTGGAAAAATTGTCGTATTGGATTTCTGTGCTTCCTGGTGTGGTCCTTGCCGCAAAGAGATGCGCAGTATGCTGACAATATATAATGAACTGAAAGCGGATGATTTAGAATTCATCAGTGTTTCGTTGGATGACAGCGAAACAAAATGGAGAAAAATGCTGGATGAAGAAAAACTGCCGTGGGTGATGCTATGGGATAAAACAGGATTTCCCAAAAACAGCAAGACTCCAAGCGTTATTCAGGCTGCTTACGGTTTCTACTCCATCCCTTTCCTTGTTGTCATTGACAAAGAAGGAAAACTCGCTGCACGTAACGTCCGGGGAGAACAGGTACGCGAAGCTATTTTAAAAATAAGAAAATAA
- a CDS encoding SusC/RagA family TonB-linked outer membrane protein yields MKKRTQSLSRVVSYVSRDFIKFCLLWIFSLSSLMIQAQDNQRISIDLKGETLESALWYLQNRTKFIFMYATEDIANVTDITVKAKDKTIIEILDECLEGTNLTYDISGSAIVIKKRQSQKVTISGWIRDTSGEALPGATVTIRGSKHGAIAGLDGHYTFNIPAQEGLILTYSFIGMEKKTIKYTGKKTINVTLNGSSTEIDEVVVTGYQNIQRRDLVGSITTIKAKDIIMPSYTTIDQMLQGRVAGMVVSNSSSRVGTAPKIQIRGTSTLQGNRDPLWVVDGIIQEDFQVTLDNGELMTKNLKDIIGNQISWLNPADIENITILKDASATAIYGSKASNGVIEITTKKNTTDRLTVNYSANFNIGQRPNYGMFNFMNSQERIRFSQEAFDAGISYATTPYKDPNTYEGLLRMLQEHDISDIEYRTLYNAMETRNTDWFKRLTRRSFSHTHNISVSGGTNKFSYSASMGYNNSEGQEIGNDNERMTGRIALMLRPIEKLTISLTLNGSVSTTNGFFDNVNPMGYATNTNRAIDPDAYYMQENGYGYKTGNKETLSYNFINERDNSGSKARSNFMSAALDVNWHILDWLTYQFTGGYSNNNSTNESWATERTYYIANEYRGYDFNSVTPTSPEFKAAQLPFGGKLYTNDNNQYSYNIQNKLQFSKAFNADNRLNALLGMELRSSTAKGTANTVWGYVPDRGERIVAPTIPSEVVSPGGSPTGWGILKEIYDRGWKRTNNTNNFLSFFATFAYSFKNRYVVNANVRNDASNVFGQDINHRIDPTYSFGFSWRASEEAFFQKYLPWITTLNLRGTFGIQGNALTRESPELILNQSGVQAGYNRYFSTISQIPNPYLSWERTKNWNFGVDLELFRMFYMNLEYYTRRSNAVINVDLPFEYGINQMKRNGGIIYNRGIEYTLSFTPIQKRDFTLNVNLNASKNWNKGGETTIDRNTTMYLNGGGTQILKEGYPLSAFWSYSFAGLDGTNGKPTFNYVEVPEEEKSKSIDPTTYLVYSGEKEPYFTGGLGLSFRYKSLSLNTSFSLLLGSHKRLPSPYGDFKGFHDMMPSPISNINRDLLNRWQKPGDEAHTNIPGLPTWPRGIAWTLPNTDSGESPIPMWEKSDAMVVNASFLRCRNIGLSWQMKQEWCDKIHAKNLSVNFNMDNIFVIASKRFNGFDPELENSIMPRSFSLGLNIGF; encoded by the coding sequence ATGAAAAAACGAACGCAATCCCTGTCACGGGTGGTATCTTATGTAAGCAGAGATTTTATAAAATTCTGCCTTTTATGGATATTCTCCCTTTCTTCACTTATGATTCAAGCGCAAGACAATCAAAGAATCTCTATTGACTTAAAAGGAGAAACTTTGGAATCAGCACTCTGGTATCTACAGAATCGCACAAAATTTATCTTTATGTATGCAACGGAAGATATTGCTAATGTAACTGATATCACCGTCAAAGCTAAAGATAAAACTATCATTGAAATTCTGGATGAATGTCTGGAAGGTACTAATTTAACTTATGACATTTCCGGTAGTGCAATCGTGATAAAGAAAAGGCAAAGCCAAAAAGTGACCATCAGCGGTTGGATTCGCGACACCAGCGGTGAGGCACTTCCCGGCGCCACTGTTACGATCCGGGGATCCAAACATGGAGCCATTGCCGGTCTGGACGGACATTACACTTTCAATATTCCGGCACAAGAAGGATTGATCCTTACTTATTCTTTTATCGGAATGGAAAAGAAAACGATAAAATATACGGGTAAGAAAACAATTAATGTCACCCTGAATGGTTCCAGTACAGAAATTGATGAAGTTGTAGTAACCGGATATCAGAACATTCAACGCCGCGACCTCGTAGGCTCTATAACTACGATCAAAGCGAAAGATATTATAATGCCTTCTTACACTACTATCGACCAAATGCTACAAGGACGCGTAGCAGGTATGGTAGTCAGCAACTCAAGCAGTCGTGTAGGTACTGCTCCCAAGATCCAAATTCGAGGAACCAGCACACTGCAAGGAAACCGTGATCCATTGTGGGTAGTAGATGGTATTATTCAAGAAGATTTCCAAGTAACACTGGATAACGGCGAATTGATGACTAAAAACTTAAAGGACATCATCGGTAACCAAATTTCATGGCTGAACCCTGCCGACATCGAAAACATCACCATCTTGAAAGATGCTTCCGCCACTGCTATCTATGGTTCAAAAGCATCTAACGGTGTAATCGAAATCACAACTAAAAAAAACACCACTGACAGGTTGACTGTGAACTACTCTGCCAACTTCAACATCGGTCAACGTCCTAATTATGGAATGTTCAACTTTATGAACTCCCAAGAACGTATTCGTTTTTCACAAGAAGCATTCGACGCTGGAATTTCCTATGCAACAACACCTTACAAAGATCCTAACACTTATGAAGGTTTGTTACGTATGCTACAAGAACATGATATTTCAGACATCGAATACAGAACACTGTATAACGCCATGGAAACCCGTAATACTGACTGGTTCAAACGCTTGACACGCCGCTCGTTCAGCCATACTCACAATATTAGTGTTTCTGGCGGAACAAACAAGTTCAGCTATTCAGCATCCATGGGTTATAACAACAGCGAAGGGCAAGAGATAGGGAATGATAACGAACGTATGACCGGACGTATTGCCCTCATGCTACGCCCTATAGAAAAACTTACTATCAGCCTGACATTAAATGGTAGCGTTTCTACCACCAATGGTTTCTTTGACAATGTCAATCCTATGGGGTATGCCACTAATACAAACCGTGCCATCGATCCGGACGCCTACTATATGCAAGAGAACGGATACGGCTATAAAACTGGTAATAAAGAAACTCTTTCATACAATTTTATCAATGAACGAGATAACAGTGGATCAAAAGCGCGTTCAAACTTCATGTCCGCTGCTTTAGATGTTAACTGGCACATTCTAGACTGGTTAACTTATCAATTTACCGGAGGTTATTCAAATAACAACAGTACCAATGAAAGCTGGGCTACCGAACGCACATACTACATAGCCAACGAATATCGCGGATACGATTTTAATTCCGTGACTCCCACCAGCCCCGAATTTAAGGCTGCACAACTTCCATTCGGAGGTAAATTGTATACAAACGATAATAACCAGTATTCCTACAATATTCAAAACAAATTGCAATTCAGTAAAGCATTCAACGCTGATAACCGATTAAACGCATTATTGGGTATGGAACTACGTTCATCTACAGCCAAAGGCACTGCCAATACCGTTTGGGGATACGTCCCGGACAGAGGTGAACGTATCGTAGCGCCTACCATACCTAGTGAAGTAGTATCACCAGGAGGAAGTCCGACAGGCTGGGGAATATTAAAAGAGATCTATGACAGAGGTTGGAAAAGAACAAACAACACTAACAACTTCCTTTCGTTTTTTGCCACTTTTGCATATTCATTCAAGAACCGCTATGTAGTGAACGCCAACGTGCGAAATGATGCTTCCAATGTTTTCGGACAGGATATCAATCATCGCATTGACCCTACTTATTCATTCGGTTTTTCTTGGAGAGCATCGGAAGAAGCTTTCTTCCAAAAGTATCTGCCATGGATCACTACACTTAATCTCAGAGGAACATTCGGTATTCAGGGAAATGCTTTAACACGCGAAAGTCCTGAATTAATCTTAAATCAAAGTGGAGTACAAGCCGGATATAACCGTTACTTCTCTACTATCAGCCAGATCCCCAATCCGTATCTCTCGTGGGAACGCACCAAGAACTGGAATTTTGGTGTGGACCTGGAGCTATTCCGTATGTTTTATATGAATCTGGAATATTACACCCGACGTTCCAATGCAGTAATCAATGTTGATTTGCCATTCGAATACGGAATTAATCAGATGAAACGGAACGGTGGAATCATTTACAATCGAGGAATTGAATACACATTATCATTCACGCCTATCCAAAAGCGTGATTTCACTCTGAACGTCAACCTGAATGCCTCTAAAAACTGGAATAAAGGCGGAGAAACCACGATTGACAGAAACACAACAATGTATCTGAATGGAGGTGGTACCCAAATCTTAAAAGAAGGTTATCCGTTGAGCGCATTCTGGTCATATTCTTTTGCTGGTCTTGATGGAACTAACGGTAAACCGACATTCAACTATGTTGAAGTCCCGGAAGAAGAAAAGAGTAAAAGTATCGACCCAACTACTTATCTTGTATATTCCGGAGAAAAAGAGCCTTACTTCACCGGAGGTCTCGGTTTAAGTTTCCGTTACAAATCTTTGTCACTGAACACCAGTTTTTCTCTTTTATTAGGTAGTCATAAACGTTTACCGTCACCTTACGGTGATTTTAAAGGATTCCATGACATGATGCCCAGTCCAATCAGCAACATAAACCGCGATTTACTGAATCGTTGGCAGAAACCAGGAGACGAAGCCCATACAAATATTCCCGGACTACCCACATGGCCGAGAGGGATAGCTTGGACTTTGCCTAATACAGATTCCGGAGAATCCCCCATTCCAATGTGGGAAAAATCAGATGCTATGGTAGTAAATGCCTCATTCTTACGCTGCCGAAACATCGGATTATCCTGGCAAATGAAACAAGAATGGTGTGACAAGATACATGCTAAAAATCTGTCTGTCAATTTCAATATGGACAATATATTTGTAATAGCCAGCAAACGTTTCAACGGCTTTGACCCGGAATTGGAAAACAGCATCATGCCACGCTCTTTCTCACTGGGACTTAATATCGGATTTTAA